GGCCTGTTCTATGTTCTTCCTTATTCTGAAAACAAGATATTTTACTGAAATCATGTTATTTTAGTACTTTACAATGAAAAAATGATTGATATTCATCTTTTTCCTATTATCTGCTAACAGCTAGAAGATAATTTTACTTGAATAGTaggcaaaaaaaatactttcgcCTTTGCATGGGCACTAGCGGGAGCATGCATCAAACTGTAAAATAGGCTACTAAAACAAAAATTTTTAACCTTAACTCGGCAACATCAAATATACTGGACATAATCTTTGACcctctttttttttcttaactaGAATCAAGCTACTAAAGGGCCAAGGAAGTTTGAACTTATGATGTTCCATGTGTTCTGTCAATTTaagggtacagtcagcagcaatacttGCTAAgtgggtgaggtgttcaaaatgatcttgatgcaactttattgttaagagaataagagcgcgtcaaggtagttatgaacacctcgcccacttagcaacttctgctgctgactgtactaattcTTGGTGCTCACCAGGTTCACCTGAGACAGGTAGGCGTGGGACTCCTCAGCAAGTTGCACCAGCCTCACAATCTTCTTTAACGTGGAACCGCACCACCCGCAGAGCCAAGTTCTTATAGGAGGTTcctatcaaataaaatatgataagtATACCCTGCGGTTTTGGGTGCGGTAATGTTCTACATTAGCCAAAAAATTAGTTAactgtaaaaatataaactattttaacatttctaaggaCTCCACTATAAGGTCTCTTTCTGGATACATGTGAATGTCAtagttcataaataaaaaggaaATAACTAAGACAAAACTAAACGGAAcacagatttttaaatttaatcacAATTGAACTTGTTGCCAATGTTGTAGGAAAGAGTTGTAGTACTGGACTagctatataattatatgtatgttggGTAGTTTTTACGTATTATTTCCTGTCACTATTGCAACTAAATTATTTGTACAGGAATCCAAATTTACTAAGACATTTCACAGAATTTACTAAAACAGACACACTTCATTAGAAATAGGCGGGTTCACACATCACAAGCCGCCTCGCGAGGCAATAGTCGCTCGAAACAACTCGGTTTATAAAGACGTGCCTCGCCCGAGGTAATGTGGCCGCGAATGCATTTGCCTCGCACGAGGCACGTCTACACAGACGGTGCTTCGCTTGGCAATTTCGTGGTCTCGTTCTGTGTGGATccgaataataaacaaaagctTGTAAGTACGTACGTGCATTCCCAAAACATGACTGAAAAACTTATTCAGTGGTGGGTTATCGAACAACCCAGTCTGTGTCTTGCTGTTCAAACAAATTTTACACAATTTCGAATCAGTTTCACTCATATTTAGAGcatttatttaaactattttaGACTAATTTAGATGTTGATAGCATAGATAGAACCTTGTTGACAAGTTTGACATTCAGAGTGCAACAATTCACATTTGACATCTTCGTTCAACAACAATAGTTATTGAATTAAGAATTATATATCGAAGTCCACAAATTGCGagtatttttctctgtcactctaattacaactatattagagtaaaagagaaaaatccctgcaatttgcgaatttcggttttcgcggtaatcCCTCGCCTCGTCCGGACCAAGatcgctgtccggtacgcccaTCTATTAGAGCTTTTTAATACTCTATAGTCTGATAGCCATTTAGACTCCcgcacgagccacgagacgagccgcgagccgcgccacgagacgcgagtccaccgcttacactcgcgttcggcttgtcattcggttataaaccttatgccgtgccgttagtgtttaaattatattagctcgacgagcttgtgagccacgagacgagccgcgagctcaccgcttacactcgcgtctcgggcgcggctcgcggctcgtctcgtggctcgcgcgagagtctaaaccgcttTTCTAGTATTACTATTAACTATACATtagttattatactctttgTGGAGGTGTCATTGTTATTGTTTCGATCACCGAATACAACTTGGTGAATTTGTGAAAATACTATTTCTATATTAAAACGTAAGTGGAAATAATATATCGTTTAAAGTATTGTAAACCACAAAATCtgttttaaaacaaatacattTTCCTTATCGCATTTGACGAATCATTGCGAAATAGCTTCTTCTGAGAATGAGttcgttttaattatgtatttactaCTGACTGATACTGATACCGCGATGTATACATAAAGATACTATATTACGTTTTAACGGCTAGATTATAAGAAATCCTCAATTCGAGCCTCATTGCCACCTTAATCCTAAATATTCTGCTTGGCAGAAACACAAAAAGATGACGTTCTAACGTGTTAATGTTTTTCCTTATAATATCTTATTGTGCCCTATATGTATCAAGGGTTAATAACGTAACCGGATCATGACAATTATTAGGAATAGTTTGATCTATGCCTAGCTAAAGATAACGGATTATTTATTTCCAGAAAACCTGAGAATGTATTGCCACCTCTGTCACACGGAGATGTCACCGTCTCACGACGGTAGCTCGGGACACCGGGCTGCACGGGAGCTTGTGGCGGCTGCTTTAGACAGACTGAGTAATCATCTTTCTGCTGCGGACTCAACTgaaggcaattttttttttctttttcgaaTGAACGAATATGCCTTCCCATAAAAACATCTTTAATTAACAGGGTTAATAGAAAGTAAATAGCCAAATCTAAAcgtaaataataagaatagtaTATTTTCATGCAAGTTATGTTAAAAGGATGTTGAATGTGTTGTATTATGtattgttaataaggttttttcttttaaacaaatattattcttattctaatgTGTGAAATTACAACTACAGATAAATACATagataacatccataactcgggaatgaatatttgtgataaacacatcCTGCTTTGTAGCTGAAGTCACTACCCAAGTACCCACTAAGGTGGCAGTCTGCCTAGTAtattatttttcaaacacaTTGGATATGCTGACAGGTATCATCTTCATACAATTTATTACCTAAAAGTGCCAAATCTCAAAAAAATGGTATTGAATTGTCATATGTCAACGTATCCTTTGTGTCTGAaaaatttatttagtatttattttattagtcaaataagtaacacatcattcattacagtaaaaccaaggcactgtgaaactacaaaatatatACATGAAAATAGTATAAAACTGTAGCAATGTATGATAGTGTGCGCAAGACTCTTTCTTAAAATGTAATACATATACATTACGTTACAGTCTCTAAAGCATCTTCTGAGACGGAGACAGACAAGACTGCGAAGACTCCGGAAGCTGTCGGCTTCTGTGACACCTGTAACGTTGTGTATGCTATCAATGAACAGACGGCCCACTACAGACAGAAGAAGCATGCCTTGGCAGTGCTCAATGAAGAGGTAAAAGATTGATTATCTACTCTACACTATTCCCcccattagggctcatttagacggcgcgcgaacccatatacgattttagttacactgcggaccattgaggttacatcaactcggccgaccgatcaaatgacgcaatgtaatgaaactcgcatgcgagttctcgcaccgtctaaatgagcccttagttccCTCCCCCCATCTTGCAACTCAAAAAGCGCAATCTAgagttaagcccttgctacacggtcgccgacaagccttcagaccgcgtggccttggtccgtcccgacAGACCGtatagacagttgtttccaacaaaatttgaccaaaactgaccaaggtcagacggttagaaggcttgtcggcgacgtGTAACAAGGGCTTTAGCTTCCCTATCATCCAATAATTACACGTTTAGGGGGGGTCAGgacaagaaaatgtgacatgttgtgacaaggGGGAGGGAGGAgtcacaaacttttttttttccttattgtaCTGTTGTATTCCGTATtgtactgtattttttttatgtgtcccgccgagtttgttgccggtcccataatgggataccctcctccaattgaggggggatttaaatcttctcggggcagaggtgtagggttggagccggtctacctagctttatttgacgttcataagcgcattgtaattatgcctacttgaataaactatcttttatctttaacttatctttttatctttgtgacgtcactttaactacATCTGTAACCGAAaatgatttatattttttttattcactgtTTTGCAATGATAATCGTTTTTATGGATGTATTTTTATTCCTAATCGGCTTCGTGTCATACGTTTCTAACTACAAAATctacaaatgtttatttttttgttaaaataataaaaactaattgaAGTTGTTGATtgagttgaaaacaaaattaccaaatatgtgacgtcacaccaggggggaggGGTAACCCAAATGTAACCAAGTGTAACAAGGAAGGGTCAAAAAATCTTCAAAATCGTGTGATGTAATGAATGGTTGACCCCTTATTACATCTCCCATTTTACTAAGAAAAAAACGTACAACATTTATGTTTTGAAGCTTTTTGCTATAacctgtatttatttttaggcGTTTGAAGAGCTTGTACAAGCATATATCGGTGAGGAGCCAAAATCGGAGACACCAAGCGAAGCGAGTGACGATGTGGCATTTGTTGACGAGACAGAAGGTATTTGTCATCTGAATTATATTTTAGGAACGTTAGCTAATAACctttagccgcccagagacctataaaaaggtctcctgttccattctaatttgaactttgtgttgacagaataacatttatttttgcttggcaaggtttgacgtatggtcggctagaggttaaagatgtttgtgagctCGATATGTAACCTGCATaaactgtagggggcagcacaggagccccTTGATTATTGGCGCCGAATTAGGttacaagatggcagaccctccaacgtaCACGGCAATTTTTTTTCCATCCCCGTCTtagacgaaaaaaaaaaactgtttattacatgaatctagtataacgggatcaggcatgaggggtggggggaaatgaccaaaCGGGATAGTcctatgtatctttcagtaggagtagcagcgaaagcgctattattgtttgtccttgtcacagtctcacatttttttaatccccaccgtaaatttagtatgtattatggtgggcaacaaataaattcgaccaatcatagtgtcgcattgcgtatgttttgctcgcgtattcgctaggtgcacgactggtgctgccctcattttgtcggactttctacgttaaatcttatggagtaaaattagttcaagcggctgccgctagtactaatgtcggacattccataagattacctgtgtttgtgacgatcagcgccacttccccctccaccgacgtcgcaccttgccaatagcacatctataggatcctaccatctatggtttATTAATACCTTTATTTTTTCAGCTGTCAACACATACACTTGTCTCATATGCGCGCTCGAAGTCCCTCGTGTGTTCCGAGCCGAGCACGAGCGCAGCTCGCGGCACCGCGCGAGCCGAACGTTCGCGCTCGCCGCCGCTCGCCGCGCTCGCGACACGTTCGCGAACGCAGATAGACGTGATGGAAACAAGTTTAGTGGCAAAATGATGCGGAAACTGCTAAAAGCATATACTGGGGAAGTTGAAAGTACTGAAAATATAGAAGGTAGGGAATTTTTTGTGTTTGTACcacagagaaatataagtaaagaaagagtggtaactccatacatcagttttcttatcaAAACtcaagttatttcgtagtcgacatctaacgtcaagtagcggacatcagttctgttgacaatagatgtagcggcaAACAAAAATTCTAATGCTggacaatttttagctaatattataaccggattaaccggaactcttattttcaactccttctgcttataatattagttgtaaattgttttagtagtacatttttcgtcagtagcgaaactaatgccatctggtgtcaagtaccggtactgatagttccactaccttGACGTtaatgtcgactacgaaataactcgcgttttgattagaaaactgatgtatggagttaccgctctgtctttacttatatttctctatggtttgtaCCTAATAATATGTGCAAGTTAATTCAGGGCCATTCACACACTAGTGTGCTAaggtctttcgagcgtcggcgtctagtcagcgccatggaaaatggcgtcgctgcgcagttgcgcaaGCGGACTTATTTTACCCAATTCATTGAATTGTTgatacttttatttttttcaatctTTTTTTGCCATTATGGATATATTGATTGCCTACACCGGAACATGCGACCCACCAGAAAAACtccgtgtcgccgaaataatttttagcttaTCTTATAAGATTTTtactattgtatgtatgttagtttgtaaggtatgtatctataggccttagttgcctgacaataaatgatatttgatttgataaaaactgtttattttcagaACCGGAACCGACCAACCCAGAGCCGGACTCAATGAAACCCGAGCCTAACAACCCAGAACCGGATTCAATTAAACCCGAACCAAAATTGACACCCAAACAATACTTCACAGACATCCTCCCTAACCTGCCCTACATTAGCACCTTTAACACCTTATACATGGACGATACTGAACTTGTAACCATTAAAATTGGTACGGAAACCCTAAAGATACATGTGAACAATTTAAATGGGTTATATAATATAGACGGGAAGGATGAATATTATATGAACTGTAGACTTTGCGATGGGTTTTCGACGGTGTACTATCCTTCGACGGGACAACAAGATAAACTGCATGTTATGTCGTTGGGGCATGTCAGGAATGTGTTGTCGCCTGTTGATAATGTGCATTTAATAAGAAAGGTAAGTTACATaatacatgactaattttcatttatggtatcaatcgatcgggtttgtttttaggatcaaatgtctatatgggacccattgcattaaagtaacacaaaagtcagaaattgtagtcaaaggccgacagtcgcacttcactcgcgaaacgcccttaacaaaacgataagggaacgtgacgtcaaggtctctgggagcgcattttgtagtatggacaaaacaagaaaattgcgtttttgtcggtgaaatattgcgtttatgtatatagttgctatacaatatttttttggatgaaatgtaaggaatcgaatggtacccttacttttatcgtttttggaagttaaaaaaaaacttaaattttgaaactttttcaggtcctgtatttttgtaatttttcaatattttattttaatatccacattattgtgataaattgctcgtttgctatctattttactagattttgttataaaattcgacatgtgtcatcatccctattatcatcatcttcctcgtgtttcgcgttgtcccggcatttttgccacgactcatgggagcctggggtccgcttggcaactaatccaattggcgtaggcactagtttttgaagaaagcgattgccatctgactttccaacctaaactaggccttattgggattagtccggtttcctcacaatgttttcgttcaccgaaaagcgatgaaatttggtataattGGTAGTTTTTGAGTAGGACatagtttttacaagcttttttttaattttcaatgtaTGTATCTAactgtttgtacgggtcaaatcttgcaagttaaatttgacccacttcccgatttttaatgcagaaaattttcatgcatatgtaagtcgggtgacaatgcaatattctggtaccatcgagctgatctgatgatggagacaggaggtggccataggaactctgtgatgaaacaacgcaacctaattgtgtttggattTTTTAAGAATTGTCTCAACGAGTATtaattgcctgtggaaagaaaagtacactcagcgataaaagcttgtactaaaaatgtttttttttgccaaaaacttattaataactagcgacccgccccggcttcgcacaggttaacaaattatacataaaccttcctcttgaatcactccatCTATTAAAAAGAACTgcaacaaaatccgttgcgtacttttaaagatctattaagcatacatagggacagcgggaagcgactttgttttatgctatgtagtgatagtattTTTCTTACAGGTTGACGATACGCATTCCATATGCCTCCTCTGCAACCTACACATATCTCCATTTGCAATCGAAAACCACATATTAAAGGACGCCAGACACACCACAGCTCTAACCGAGGCATTAGAACGAGGGAGAGACTTCAAAGAAACCTCAGATCACTTGAAAATCATGATCTACACGCCGCCAGTACCGAAACCAagtattttcaaaaataatcagaATAAATGGACTTTTGGTATACCTCAACAACCAAAAAATACGCTATTTGGTGCCCAAAACATTTTCGGGGCGACTGCTCCAACTTTTGGAAATGCACAGAATGCTAGTGCGCCCAAATCTGGTTTTGGAACACCCGCTTGGTATGCTCTTGGTCAAAATGCTGGTTTTGGCAGTACTAGTGCTAAAACTTCAGGCTTCGGAAGTGCTTTTGGGGGTGCTAGTGTCCAAAACGCTGGTTTCGCCAATTCTACTGCTGAGAATACAGGTTTTGGCAGTTCTACTGTTCAAAACGCAAGTTTCAGTAGCGCTCAGCCAAGCAGTTTTGGCTCTAATGCGCAGAGTAAAAGTAGTGTTTTTGGATCTACTCAGAACAACGCTCAAAACTCTTCTAGCTTTGGCGCAGCACAAAATAAAACTACTGGTTTTGGCGTAGCGAATACCGGTTTTGGCGTAGCACAGAACACCACAAGTTATGGCACAGTACAGAATTCTGTTTTTGGCGTAGCTCCGAATAAAAGTACAAGTTTTGGCGGAGCACAAAATGACGGTACCAGTTTTGGCGCTGCGAATAACGCTACAGGTTTTGGCGTAACACAGAATAAAGGTAGCGTTTTTGGCGCAGCACAGAAAATTACTTCGAATAACGGCACAGTTGGCGTAGCTCAGAATAGCTCTACCGGGTTTggcatagcacagaataaaagTACTAGTTTTGGCGCTCCTAATAACTCTACAAGTTTAGGCACTCAAAATAATGCTACTAATCTCAGCGCAGTTCCGAAAGCTGTAGGCATTGGCGCAACACAGATTAACGCTACTAGTTTTGGCGTAGCACAAAATAAAGCTACTAGCTTTGGCGCACAAAATAATACTAATCCTGGCGCAAACCAGAAAGGTACCGGTATTGGCGCAACGCTCATCGCTTCTGATTTTGGCGCAGTCCAAAAAGCTATAGGTTCTATTTTTGACAACGCACAGACTTCGAATACTCAGAGACAAGAACCAGAGAAAGTAGTTGATAAACAGTCAAAGCATTCGACTTTTAATACGTCACAAACTGTGACTACCGGTTTTAAATTTGTCAGAAGTCAATCTGACAAGTCGCAAGATAAGCAATCTAACGATAAGAATCAGACAAAAACAGACGATAAAACACAGAGAGCTAAACGGACTCCTCCgaggaaattaaattattcttcATCGTCGTCAGATTCGGAGTAAGATGAGGTTGTTTCGTAAACCCTTTGACCgctaaagacgtcaactgacgcgcgctgCTACagaccaatatcaaccttcgtgcattccgacaaggttcaaaatgacgcgccgcgcacgaaAGACGTGGCGTTGAAAGGGTTAAAAGGTAATTCAGAATAACTTCATAATGTCAGGTCCATTTGAAAGATACCCATAATTCCATGATAACATTAATTCATCATCGGAATTAACTGACAAGCAGAAATGATTCGAAGTTACCCTTATAAGTATTGGTACACGAATTCAGTTCTATTTTTTATTGCGATAAGATTCAAATTTGACTGCCTATGTTCTTGTATGGTGAGCCGCTATACAACATTATATACATTGTATATAacattatatacgcatttttaTCTGCTCTCCGGCTGCCGTGCGCTCCGGTCGCTAGCAGCAAAGAgaattaacacattaactgccagcgactcgctaggggagttcactgttcgtaggcgcttttcgctacatacggtttttcccgtgttatcggctacgctagctcgcgctggcactgaatgtgataAGACATAGagtactcactccatacatcagttttgttaccaaaacgacttttatttttacagtctacatctagcgtcaagtagcggaactatcagtactgctattcgACACTAGATGTCACATGTGTCGCGACTGACGAAAAGTGTATTGCTCAACAATTTATAACTAATATATtgtaagcagaaggagttgaaaatagagttcggGTTAATTCGGTTATAATAATTAGCTGAAATTTAgcgttgagcattagactttccgttcgccgcgacatctattgtcgagtagcagtagcgataattccgctacttgacgctagatgccgACTACGGAAATAATAGtcgttttggtactaaaactgatgtctGGAGCATAAAGTAATAAGTAAAGTTACTTCTTTATTCTATGGtctggagtgagcactctatgtatttctttctctatggtataactttgctgactgtacgtatgaGCTCTGAGCCTGCTGTTTGGTGTTTTTGTCCCAAGTGTACTTAACTCAAtaaatataagatttttttcCAGAATAAGAATTTATGGTTTATGTCTCAAAGCTAAAGGGGGACATTTTGTAGATAGGTGTATTAGTAAGAGAAATacttattcataaaaatatattttaaacgtaTTTTTGAGCCATCCTGTAAGACATTAAAACAATTagacagtaattatagtattgtaattataataaatgtaagCTAATAATTAAAAGTATACAGAGTGGCCCAAAAATAtgttgacaatctttttttctGCGat
Above is a window of Cydia amplana chromosome 26, ilCydAmpl1.1, whole genome shotgun sequence DNA encoding:
- the LOC134660041 gene encoding uncharacterized protein LOC134660041, giving the protein MSPSHDGSSGHRAARELVAAALDRLISKASSETETDKTAKTPEAVGFCDTCNVVYAINEQTAHYRQKKHALAVLNEEAFEELVQAYIGEEPKSETPSEASDDVAFVDETEAVNTYTCLICALEVPRVFRAEHERSSRHRASRTFALAAARRARDTFANADRRDGNKFSGKMMRKLLKAYTGEVESTENIEEPEPTNPEPDSMKPEPNNPEPDSIKPEPKLTPKQYFTDILPNLPYISTFNTLYMDDTELTLRWVFDGVLSFDGTTR